Proteins found in one Flavobacteriales bacterium genomic segment:
- a CDS encoding bifunctional oligoribonuclease/PAP phosphatase NrnA, with translation MLKISLDQVENIVCIAHKGPDGDAVGSTVALASFLNKMGKNAQVVLPNPAPPYLQFMPKTDKIINHDNHPEQAKKLLAEADLIFCLDFNTPARVGTLEKALVESKAYKVMIDHHLYPADFCNEIISKPEISSTCQLVFDFMATIDETLIYDQEIMTSIYTGILTDTGSFRFSSVDGRTHEIAQKFIDRGFDHERIHREIFDQNKIERMKLMGYCIHQKMEILEKESLGILTITQEELNEFSCEKSDTEGFVNMLLSLEGVEVAGFFIQQGEMTKLSFRAVGNWNVNEIMSEYFEGGGHKSAAGGQFKGNPEETVHFFYENVLPTLSKYHHE, from the coding sequence ATGCTAAAAATATCATTAGATCAAGTAGAAAATATTGTTTGTATTGCTCATAAAGGACCCGATGGAGATGCTGTAGGAAGCACGGTTGCACTAGCCTCTTTTTTAAACAAAATGGGAAAGAATGCACAGGTCGTTTTGCCTAATCCAGCACCACCATATTTGCAATTTATGCCAAAAACTGATAAGATTATTAATCATGATAATCATCCTGAGCAAGCTAAAAAACTCCTTGCAGAAGCTGATCTTATTTTTTGTTTAGATTTTAATACTCCAGCTAGAGTAGGAACTCTAGAAAAGGCTTTGGTAGAAAGTAAAGCATATAAAGTGATGATAGACCATCATCTTTATCCTGCGGATTTTTGCAATGAAATAATTTCCAAACCCGAAATTTCTTCAACTTGCCAGTTGGTTTTTGATTTTATGGCAACTATTGATGAAACATTGATCTATGATCAAGAGATTATGACTTCCATTTATACAGGGATTCTGACAGATACAGGTTCTTTTAGATTTAGTTCTGTAGATGGAAGAACTCATGAAATAGCACAAAAATTTATTGACAGAGGCTTTGATCATGAACGTATTCATCGGGAAATATTTGATCAAAACAAGATTGAAAGAATGAAGTTGATGGGATATTGTATCCATCAAAAAATGGAAATATTGGAAAAAGAGTCATTGGGAATTCTGACAATTACTCAAGAAGAATTAAATGAGTTTTCTTGTGAAAAATCGGATACTGAAGGATTTGTAAATATGCTTCTTTCTCTAGAAGGAGTGGAGGTTGCAGGATTTTTTATCCAACAAGGAGAAATGACAAAACTCTCTTTTAGAGCAGTAGGAAACTGGAATGTAAACGAAATAATGAGTGAATATTTTGAGGGAGGCGGACATAAAAGTGCCGCTGGAGGTCAGTTTAAAGGCAATCCTGAGGAAACAGTGCATTTTTTCTATGAAAATGTTCTTCCTACACTTTCAAAATACCATCATGAGTAA
- a CDS encoding RNA methyltransferase, producing the protein MSKKEERTQAFGENGYFGIGIVTPKNEYNIGSLWRTAYLMGASFIFTIKKRYKKQSSDTTKSWTKIPLFHFEDIHDLKKHLPYQCQLIGVEMADNAHWLQDFEHPKRAIYLLGAEDTGLPKYIAQECHELIKIPSVLDRSLNVANAGSVILYDRLVKTK; encoded by the coding sequence ATGAGTAAAAAAGAAGAGCGTACCCAAGCTTTTGGAGAGAATGGCTATTTCGGAATCGGAATTGTGACACCAAAGAACGAGTATAATATTGGCTCTCTTTGGAGAACAGCTTATTTAATGGGAGCAAGCTTTATCTTTACAATAAAAAAAAGGTATAAAAAGCAAAGCTCCGACACTACGAAATCTTGGACTAAAATACCTCTTTTTCATTTTGAAGATATTCATGATCTCAAAAAACATTTACCTTACCAATGCCAGCTTATCGGAGTAGAAATGGCAGACAATGCTCATTGGTTACAGGATTTTGAACATCCAAAACGTGCCATTTACCTTCTGGGAGCTGAGGATACAGGTTTGCCCAAATATATTGCCCAAGAATGTCATGAGCTCATCAAAATCCCATCAGTTTTAGATCGTTCATTAAATGTTGCAAACGCAGGCTCGGTAATTCTTTATGATAGATTAGTAAAAACAAAGTGA
- a CDS encoding DUF547 domain-containing protein, with amino-acid sequence MKKLVLALLLLVSQLGMSQTSIFNELLNKHVSSQGKVDYAGLQKNEAKLDKYLDYLSNLNMDGWNKKKKMATLMNAYNAYTIKLILKNYPTKSIMNIKEGGKNAWAIRIAKIGNKTYTLDELENKVLRVKYFDPRIHVGVNCAAKSCPKLHNKAFTAANMDRELDQLMRQFINDSSRNMISKNEVKLSKIFEWYRVDFEKKTSLIEYINKYSRTAVNTNAQTKFMEYNWQLNK; translated from the coding sequence ATGAAAAAATTAGTATTAGCCCTTTTGCTACTTGTGTCTCAACTTGGAATGAGTCAAACAAGTATTTTTAATGAATTATTGAATAAACATGTTAGTTCTCAGGGAAAAGTAGATTATGCAGGACTTCAAAAAAATGAAGCAAAGCTTGATAAGTATCTAGATTACTTATCAAACCTTAATATGGATGGATGGAATAAGAAGAAAAAAATGGCAACACTAATGAATGCCTACAATGCTTATACCATCAAATTGATTCTAAAAAATTACCCAACAAAAAGCATTATGAACATCAAAGAAGGGGGTAAAAATGCTTGGGCGATTCGGATTGCCAAAATAGGAAATAAAACCTATACTTTGGATGAACTAGAAAATAAAGTACTCAGAGTAAAATATTTTGATCCTAGAATTCATGTAGGGGTAAATTGTGCGGCAAAATCATGTCCGAAATTGCATAATAAAGCCTTTACAGCCGCCAATATGGACAGAGAGTTAGATCAATTGATGCGTCAGTTTATTAATGACTCATCTAGAAATATGATCTCTAAGAATGAAGTAAAACTGTCGAAGATTTTTGAATGGTACCGTGTAGATTTTGAGAAAAAAACGAGCCTTATTGAATATATTAATAAATATTCTCGTACTGCCGTGAACACAAATGCCCAGACAAAGTTTATGGAGTATAATTGGCAACTAAACAAATAG
- a CDS encoding rhodanese-like domain-containing protein yields MKQFFLLIFLGFFSVNLSFGQSKEFCATIDNLLSFSVDTIMPQTLANKNLKDFIILDTRQEKEYLTSHLANAQFVDYDRFDIADFKKKNPNTFKPVLVYCTVGYRSEKIGEKLKKEGYRFVYNLYGGIVEWKNQENRILNLQNKTTEEVHTYSKEWSKWLLKGIKIYD; encoded by the coding sequence ATGAAACAGTTTTTTCTACTTATTTTTTTAGGATTTTTTTCTGTAAATCTCAGCTTTGGTCAAAGCAAAGAGTTTTGTGCAACAATAGATAACTTGTTGAGTTTTTCTGTGGACACCATAATGCCCCAGACATTGGCAAATAAAAACCTGAAAGATTTTATCATATTAGATACCCGTCAAGAGAAAGAATATCTCACAAGCCATCTAGCAAATGCTCAATTTGTAGATTATGATCGTTTTGATATTGCAGATTTCAAGAAGAAAAACCCCAATACTTTTAAACCCGTTTTGGTGTATTGTACAGTGGGTTACCGAAGCGAAAAAATAGGAGAAAAACTCAAAAAAGAAGGTTATCGTTTTGTCTATAATCTATATGGAGGAATTGTAGAATGGAAGAATCAAGAAAATCGTATCTTGAACCTACAAAACAAAACCACAGAAGAAGTACATACGTATTCCAAGGAATGGAGTAAATGGCTATTGAAAGGAATTAAAATTTATGACTAA
- a CDS encoding TIGR04282 family arsenosugar biosynthesis glycosyltransferase yields the protein MTKNLIIVFVKNLSKGKVKTRLAKTIGDENALKVYKALLEKTQTVVENLLIDSQVHFSEKIADENWDLSQKFVQVGDDLGARMQKAFQEAFQNGYEKIVLIGSDLPSISSDFIQEAFQVLEQKELVFGPAEDGGYYLIGMKNMYKYPFENKAWSTPSLLDQTRKELAHKKISYGLLSTLNDIDTFEDLKQYPEFLNIITDVNKTVGRNQKVSTLTRNFGT from the coding sequence ATGACTAAAAATCTCATCATAGTATTTGTGAAAAACCTCTCTAAAGGAAAGGTGAAAACTCGGTTAGCCAAAACAATTGGAGACGAGAATGCCTTGAAAGTTTATAAAGCTTTACTAGAAAAAACACAAACTGTTGTAGAAAATTTATTGATCGATTCACAAGTGCATTTTTCAGAAAAAATAGCGGATGAAAATTGGGATTTGTCTCAGAAATTTGTACAAGTTGGAGATGATTTAGGAGCACGAATGCAAAAAGCTTTTCAAGAAGCCTTTCAAAATGGGTATGAAAAAATTGTATTAATTGGTTCTGATCTTCCCAGTATTTCATCAGATTTTATTCAGGAAGCCTTTCAAGTTTTAGAACAAAAAGAACTGGTATTTGGTCCTGCAGAAGATGGAGGATATTATTTGATTGGAATGAAAAATATGTACAAATATCCGTTTGAAAATAAAGCTTGGAGTACGCCCAGCTTGTTAGATCAAACTAGGAAGGAATTAGCACATAAAAAGATTTCTTACGGTTTACTTTCCACCTTAAACGATATTGATACCTTTGAAGACTTAAAACAGTATCCAGAATTTTTAAACATAATCACAGATGTTAATAAAACAGTTGGAAGAAACCAAAAAGTTTCTACTCTCACAAGAAATTTCGGCACCTGA
- a CDS encoding purine-nucleoside phosphorylase produces the protein MLIKQLEETKKFLLSQEISAPEIGIILGTGLGKLIDHIQIEKTIPYEKIPHFPLSTVESHSGNLVYGTLEGKKVMVMQGRFHLYEGYSFQEITYPVRVMKSLGVNTLLLSNAAGALNTDFKKAEIMLLDDHINLQGGSPLIGKNHDELGPRFPDMAEPYTLELNKKMKRIAQEKGIQLHEGVYVAVAGPQLETRAEYRFLHRIGADAVGMSTAPEATVAVHAGMQCCAVSVLTDECDPDHLEKVNIADILAAAAQAEPNMIELFKGLVKEI, from the coding sequence ATGTTAATAAAACAGTTGGAAGAAACCAAAAAGTTTCTACTCTCACAAGAAATTTCGGCACCTGAAATAGGAATTATCCTTGGAACAGGGCTCGGGAAATTGATCGACCATATCCAAATAGAAAAAACAATCCCTTATGAAAAAATTCCACATTTTCCACTTTCTACAGTGGAGAGTCATAGTGGAAACCTTGTTTATGGAACATTAGAAGGGAAAAAAGTGATGGTAATGCAAGGGCGTTTCCATTTATATGAAGGATATTCTTTTCAAGAAATTACTTATCCAGTACGAGTGATGAAATCATTGGGAGTAAATACCTTATTGCTTTCTAATGCAGCTGGAGCCTTAAATACCGATTTTAAGAAGGCAGAAATCATGCTTTTGGATGATCATATTAACCTTCAAGGCGGAAGCCCGTTAATAGGAAAAAATCACGATGAACTCGGACCTAGATTTCCAGATATGGCAGAGCCTTATACTTTGGAACTCAATAAAAAAATGAAAAGAATAGCCCAAGAAAAGGGAATTCAACTTCATGAAGGTGTTTATGTGGCTGTAGCAGGGCCACAATTGGAAACCCGTGCAGAGTATCGTTTTCTACACAGAATAGGAGCAGATGCCGTGGGAATGAGTACTGCCCCAGAAGCCACCGTAGCAGTGCATGCAGGAATGCAATGCTGTGCCGTTTCTGTTCTCACAGACGAATGTGATCCCGATCATCTTGAAAAAGTAAACATCGCAGATATCCTTGCCGCAGCTGCTCAAGCAGAGCCCAATATGATAGAGTTGTTTAAAGGATTGGTAAAAGAAATTTAG
- the bshA gene encoding N-acetyl-alpha-D-glucosaminyl L-malate synthase BshA, translating to MNRKLKIGVVCFPTYGGSGIVATELGRAMARHGHEIHFISYKMPVRLDVFEENVFYHEVSSIDYPLFEFPPYELSLAAKMVDVVKFEKLDILHVHYAIPNAYVAFMAKQILLQEQIRIPLFTTLHGTDITLVGKSELLKPAISFAINQSDYVTAVSDDLKKETCSYFDVKPDKIHVIPNFIDLEEYRVIKKLQRIKKAIAPNGEKLLVHISNFRPVKNIEDVVKVFYEVQKEVPSKLIMVGDGPCREGAEKLCRELNIADKVRFMGKSLEVPKILSVCDLMLLPSKTESFGLVALEAMACSVPVVSTNTGGLPEVNIHEKTGFTLPVGDIEGMAKAAKHILGCPEKLQHFKENALAHAQTFDIQNIVPDYEEVYYNLIQKSMEECEKYQKGRTKDKK from the coding sequence ATGAATAGAAAGCTAAAAATAGGAGTTGTTTGCTTCCCCACTTACGGAGGATCTGGAATTGTGGCAACAGAACTGGGTAGAGCCATGGCAAGACATGGACATGAAATTCATTTTATTTCCTATAAAATGCCCGTACGCCTTGATGTCTTTGAAGAAAACGTATTCTACCATGAAGTAAGTTCTATTGATTATCCATTGTTTGAATTTCCGCCATATGAATTGTCTTTGGCAGCAAAAATGGTGGATGTTGTAAAGTTTGAAAAACTAGATATTCTTCATGTTCATTACGCCATTCCCAATGCCTATGTAGCGTTTATGGCAAAGCAAATCTTGCTTCAAGAACAGATCCGAATTCCTCTTTTTACTACCTTACACGGAACAGACATTACACTAGTGGGTAAATCTGAATTATTAAAACCCGCTATTTCTTTTGCCATTAATCAATCAGACTATGTTACCGCCGTTTCTGATGATCTTAAAAAAGAAACTTGTTCCTATTTTGATGTAAAGCCCGATAAAATACATGTGATCCCTAACTTTATTGACTTAGAGGAGTATCGTGTGATTAAAAAACTACAAAGAATCAAGAAAGCGATTGCACCCAATGGTGAAAAATTATTGGTGCATATTTCAAATTTCCGCCCCGTAAAAAACATTGAAGATGTTGTGAAAGTATTCTACGAGGTTCAAAAAGAAGTCCCTTCAAAACTCATCATGGTGGGTGATGGACCTTGCAGAGAAGGAGCAGAAAAACTTTGTAGAGAACTCAATATTGCCGATAAAGTTCGATTTATGGGTAAAAGCCTTGAAGTTCCTAAAATTCTTTCGGTTTGTGATCTCATGCTTTTGCCTTCCAAAACAGAAAGTTTTGGACTCGTAGCACTAGAAGCTATGGCATGTTCTGTTCCTGTAGTATCTACAAACACAGGAGGATTACCCGAAGTAAATATCCACGAAAAAACAGGTTTTACCCTACCTGTAGGAGACATTGAAGGAATGGCAAAAGCGGCCAAACATATTCTCGGATGCCCTGAAAAACTACAGCATTTTAAAGAGAATGCATTGGCTCATGCCCAAACTTTTGATATCCAAAATATTGTTCCAGATTATGAAGAAGTCTATTATAATCTGATACAAAAGAGCATGGAAGAATGCGAAAAATATCAAAAAGGAAGAACAAAAGATAAAAAATAA
- a CDS encoding serine hydrolase: MKFRILFILILGILFIHAVQKPHTIASEIPESDWASAYGPDFIQQESYFILGQIDRMSLEEKIAQLCFVRSESVKNKKQEKKISNLIKKYGIGGITFFKGNTPDMQYLMKKYQKLSKVPLLFSIDGEWGASMRLENMPVYPWMMTMGAVQDNKLVEMASEQMAKEFKNIGIHMNLAPDIDVNNNPNNPIINVRSFGEDPWNVAKKGTAYMKGHDKEKILTVAKHFPGHGDTDMDSHKTLPKLPFTRNRLDSIELIPFRYLIQQGMSSIMVAHLNIPNITKKEQLPSSVSPHIVDSLLKYELAFKGLTMTDGLAMRGVQDHLVDGRLELEALKAGNDVLLLPQNVKAVIDTVKMGIQNGEYSLKKLDRSVLKVLLMKTFIGLDHQKDSLVFKKVDFEKAAWVKEKIMENALTLLENKVNILPFRTLEKQNFALIISGKEHGVKQYLDAFNFYQKPSIFYLNASNFKNLPAFLKKNKGKEIIFSIHKSDASPWKPYKTTSTEQKALKKLAKHPKTHLVLFANPYALRKQKISGYQSILIAYQNNKEAQKLVPEALFGGRTLKGKLPVGISEKYSVGAGIETKKLDVLKQGLPLDFNLRKKDFAKVDSIVNDAIKKKAIPGCQLLVAKDGKVFFEKNYGHFTYEKKKKVQTSSLYDIASITKIAGTMPIIMKLEETGKLKLDDRLGKLDAFLKKSNKKDLTIREIFAHTSGLRPWIPFYAKTLDTKTKKPLSKIYKKKKSGLFTIPVAKGWFMNKNYLDSMDYWIAESELLDEKKYRYSDLGYYLMKRVLKKQFKKSLKKESHQLFAQIGADHLTYLPKEKFAKNTIVPTEKDDYFRHQTLVGDVHDMGAAMQGGIGGHAGMFSNARDLAKYMQMLLNKGHYGGKRYFEESTIETFTACQFCDENNRRAIGFDKPIVEEGPGGPTCEQASKRSFGHTGFTGTMVWAEPENGMVFIFLSNRTFPSMKNTKLVKMDVRTKIQEEFYKLLSLKK; the protein is encoded by the coding sequence TTGAAATTTAGAATATTATTCATCCTAATCCTTGGGATACTTTTTATCCATGCGGTTCAAAAGCCCCATACCATTGCTTCAGAAATTCCTGAAAGTGACTGGGCATCAGCTTATGGACCCGACTTTATTCAACAAGAATCTTATTTTATTCTTGGACAAATAGATCGTATGAGCCTGGAAGAAAAAATCGCCCAACTTTGTTTTGTACGCTCTGAGTCTGTAAAAAACAAGAAGCAAGAAAAAAAAATCAGTAATCTGATCAAAAAATATGGCATTGGTGGAATTACCTTTTTTAAAGGAAACACTCCAGATATGCAATATTTGATGAAAAAATATCAAAAACTATCTAAAGTTCCTTTACTTTTTTCTATTGATGGAGAATGGGGCGCTTCTATGCGACTAGAAAATATGCCTGTGTATCCATGGATGATGACCATGGGAGCTGTTCAGGATAACAAACTCGTAGAGATGGCGTCTGAGCAAATGGCAAAAGAGTTCAAAAATATTGGAATTCACATGAATTTAGCTCCAGATATTGATGTAAACAACAATCCCAACAACCCAATTATAAATGTAAGATCTTTTGGTGAAGACCCTTGGAATGTAGCAAAAAAGGGAACAGCCTACATGAAAGGGCATGATAAAGAAAAAATTCTTACCGTAGCAAAACACTTTCCAGGACATGGTGATACCGATATGGATTCTCATAAAACATTACCTAAACTTCCCTTTACAAGAAATAGACTAGACTCTATTGAACTTATTCCATTCAGATACCTCATTCAGCAAGGAATGAGTTCTATTATGGTGGCGCATTTGAATATCCCGAATATTACCAAAAAAGAACAACTTCCGTCATCTGTTTCTCCTCATATTGTAGATTCGCTCTTAAAATACGAACTTGCTTTTAAAGGACTCACCATGACAGATGGCTTAGCAATGCGTGGTGTACAAGATCATCTTGTGGATGGTAGATTAGAACTTGAAGCCCTGAAAGCAGGAAACGATGTACTTCTTTTACCTCAAAATGTAAAAGCCGTGATAGACACCGTAAAAATGGGAATCCAAAATGGTGAATATTCTCTTAAAAAACTTGATAGAAGTGTTTTAAAAGTACTTTTAATGAAAACCTTTATTGGTTTAGATCATCAAAAAGATTCTTTAGTATTTAAAAAAGTGGATTTTGAAAAAGCTGCTTGGGTAAAAGAAAAAATAATGGAAAATGCTTTGACTTTACTAGAAAACAAAGTAAATATTCTTCCTTTTAGAACTCTTGAAAAACAAAATTTCGCTCTTATAATCAGCGGAAAAGAACATGGAGTGAAACAATATTTGGATGCTTTTAATTTTTATCAAAAACCTTCTATATTTTATCTCAACGCATCAAATTTCAAAAACCTCCCTGCGTTTCTAAAGAAAAATAAAGGCAAAGAAATTATTTTCAGTATTCATAAATCTGATGCTTCCCCTTGGAAACCTTATAAAACGACATCTACGGAGCAAAAAGCCCTAAAAAAACTAGCAAAACATCCAAAAACACATTTGGTGCTTTTTGCAAATCCTTATGCTTTAAGAAAACAAAAAATATCGGGTTATCAGTCTATTTTAATTGCTTATCAAAATAATAAAGAAGCACAAAAACTAGTTCCAGAAGCACTATTTGGAGGAAGAACCTTAAAGGGAAAACTTCCTGTGGGAATCAGTGAAAAATACTCAGTAGGAGCTGGAATAGAAACAAAAAAACTGGATGTGTTAAAACAAGGTTTACCCTTAGATTTTAATCTTCGAAAAAAGGATTTTGCAAAAGTAGATTCTATCGTAAACGATGCCATAAAGAAAAAAGCTATTCCTGGCTGTCAGCTCTTAGTGGCTAAAGATGGAAAAGTATTTTTTGAGAAAAACTACGGGCATTTCACTTATGAGAAAAAGAAAAAAGTACAAACTTCTTCCCTTTATGATATTGCTTCTATTACCAAAATAGCAGGTACGATGCCTATTATTATGAAGTTAGAAGAAACAGGAAAACTCAAATTAGATGATCGATTAGGGAAGCTTGATGCCTTCTTAAAAAAATCGAATAAAAAAGACCTAACCATTCGAGAAATCTTTGCCCATACCTCTGGACTTCGCCCTTGGATTCCTTTTTATGCTAAAACTCTTGATACCAAAACAAAGAAACCACTTTCTAAAATCTATAAAAAGAAAAAAAGTGGACTCTTTACTATTCCTGTTGCAAAAGGATGGTTTATGAATAAAAACTATCTAGATTCTATGGATTATTGGATTGCAGAATCTGAACTTTTAGACGAGAAAAAATATCGTTATAGCGATTTAGGATACTATTTAATGAAAAGGGTTCTAAAAAAGCAATTTAAAAAATCATTAAAAAAAGAATCTCATCAGCTTTTTGCTCAAATAGGAGCCGATCATTTAACTTATCTTCCTAAAGAAAAATTTGCCAAAAACACTATTGTTCCTACAGAAAAAGACGACTATTTCCGTCACCAAACACTTGTGGGAGATGTTCATGATATGGGAGCTGCTATGCAAGGTGGAATTGGAGGACATGCTGGAATGTTTTCCAATGCTCGTGATCTTGCAAAGTATATGCAAATGCTATTAAACAAAGGGCATTATGGAGGAAAAAGATATTTTGAAGAATCGACAATTGAAACTTTTACCGCCTGTCAATTTTGCGACGAAAATAATAGACGTGCCATAGGTTTTGACAAACCCATAGTGGAGGAAGGACCTGGAGGTCCTACTTGTGAACAAGCCAGTAAACGTAGTTTTGGGCACACAGGTTTTACCGGTACCATGGTTTGGGCTGAACCCGAAAATGGAATGGTATTCATTTTCTTGTCCAATAGAACTTTTCCTAGCATGAAAAACACTAAATTGGTCAAAATGGATGTTAGAACCAAAATTCAAGAAGAATTTTACAAACTTTTAAGCCTCAAAAAATGA
- a CDS encoding non-canonical purine NTP diphosphatase: protein MKLLFATQNENKIKEIAKILPNHINLMGLKDLGFNDDIPETSPTLEGNALLKAQFLAEKFKLPVFADDTGLEIEALGGAPGVLSARYAGEDKNAEKNMALVLEKLKDHNNRNAQFRTVIAYIHEGKEYLFEGKVLGSIRDEKCGEDGFGYDPIFQPEGYQKTFAEITLEEKNKISHRGLAVQKLIDFLKK from the coding sequence ATGAAACTCCTTTTTGCTACTCAAAACGAAAATAAAATAAAAGAAATAGCCAAAATTCTACCCAATCATATCAATTTGATGGGATTAAAAGATCTTGGTTTTAATGACGATATTCCCGAAACCTCCCCTACCCTCGAGGGAAATGCACTTTTAAAAGCTCAATTTCTTGCCGAAAAATTTAAACTTCCAGTATTTGCAGATGATACAGGTTTAGAGATTGAAGCCCTAGGTGGAGCTCCAGGAGTTTTGTCGGCTCGGTACGCAGGTGAAGACAAAAATGCGGAGAAAAACATGGCTTTGGTTTTGGAGAAATTGAAAGACCACAACAATAGAAATGCCCAATTTAGAACAGTAATAGCTTATATTCATGAAGGTAAAGAGTATCTTTTTGAAGGTAAAGTCCTAGGAAGTATCAGGGATGAAAAATGCGGAGAAGATGGTTTTGGTTATGACCCTATTTTTCAACCAGAAGGGTATCAAAAGACCTTTGCTGAAATCACTTTGGAAGAAAAAAACAAAATCAGTCATCGAGGTTTGGCTGTTCAAAAACTCATTGACTTCTTAAAAAAATAA
- a CDS encoding beta-lactamase family protein, with the protein MKNWLLYIFSLSLGNLLFAQNLQEVLNEYQDSLSHYGIVALVDNGKNIQTAKIGWEFEKSPMSIENRFCIGSVTKMFTATIILKLHEEKRLNIQDSIGKYIQPHKFIDPTIQIKHLLNHTSGIKDIVNASLANKALIEVNEDFSDTYLLSLIDTVDFPKGKQYQYSNSNFFLLRKIIEQITDKPYSSVLQEMIFNPLNLENTLPYHSKNIKNLAHPIIGKQDLHNLPKRNINQVSLGIGNIVSDVFDVNVFLRGLFFQKKILSTDVLKKMLDFQKIGKTEIGLSIFKEKYGQRTVYGHTGRTISYISYAFVDQKTHTSFVLLCNNANDPIIDLLIEKVCRIKW; encoded by the coding sequence ATGAAAAACTGGCTACTTTATATTTTTTCCTTGAGTCTAGGAAATCTTTTATTCGCCCAAAACCTACAAGAAGTCCTTAATGAATATCAGGACTCACTTTCACACTATGGAATTGTTGCTTTAGTTGATAACGGAAAAAACATCCAAACAGCTAAAATAGGTTGGGAATTTGAAAAATCGCCAATGTCTATTGAAAATCGTTTTTGTATTGGAAGTGTTACAAAAATGTTTACCGCTACCATTATTTTGAAACTACATGAAGAAAAACGGCTAAACATCCAAGACTCGATCGGAAAATATATTCAACCTCATAAATTTATTGACCCAACAATCCAAATAAAACATTTACTCAATCACACCAGTGGTATTAAAGACATTGTAAATGCTTCACTGGCAAATAAAGCTTTAATTGAAGTGAATGAAGATTTTTCAGATACCTATTTATTGAGCCTGATCGATACTGTAGATTTCCCAAAAGGGAAGCAATACCAGTATTCCAATTCAAATTTCTTTTTGTTAAGAAAAATAATAGAGCAAATTACAGATAAACCCTATAGCTCGGTTCTTCAAGAGATGATTTTTAATCCTTTGAACCTAGAAAACACCCTTCCTTATCACTCAAAAAACATCAAGAATTTAGCCCACCCCATCATAGGTAAACAGGATTTACACAATCTTCCTAAAAGAAATATCAATCAAGTTTCTTTAGGTATTGGAAATATTGTTAGTGATGTTTTTGATGTTAATGTTTTTTTAAGAGGATTATTTTTTCAAAAGAAAATCCTTTCTACCGATGTTCTAAAAAAGATGCTAGATTTTCAAAAAATAGGCAAAACAGAAATTGGATTAAGTATCTTTAAAGAAAAATATGGGCAACGCACAGTATATGGGCACACAGGGAGAACCATTAGTTATATCTCTTATGCTTTTGTTGATCAAAAAACACATACGAGTTTTGTTCTACTTTGCAATAATGCGAATGATCCTATTATAGATCTACTTATAGAAAAAGTTTGTCGTATAAAATGGTAG